In Mycteria americana isolate JAX WOST 10 ecotype Jacksonville Zoo and Gardens chromosome 3, USCA_MyAme_1.0, whole genome shotgun sequence, a single genomic region encodes these proteins:
- the SLC18B1 gene encoding MFS-type transporter SLC18B1 isoform X1 — protein sequence MGSRAADGAGSEQPPDDGVPQALGEESRRLTREQLYTMAATASINFSSMICYSILGPFFPSEAEKKGASNTIVGLIFGCFALVNFWTSLIFGNYLTHLGAKFTFVAGMFVSGCVTILFGMLDKLPSGPMFIGFCFLVRAMDAVSFAAAMTASFSILAKAFPNNIATVLGSLEIFTGLGLVLGPPLGGFLYQSFGYEVPFITLGCMVLVLVPVNMCMLPKYDSIPSKDSFWKLILLPKVLLLCLTIFSLSACLGFLDPTMSLFILKKFKLPAGYVGLVFLGLALSYSLSSPLLGLLSDKLPYLRKWLLVSGGLMTALCFFMLGPAPVLHIESQLWMFVLVLVLIGFSLGMSAIPVFPEILHCAYENGFEEGLSLLGLVSGLFNAMWSLGAFAGPTLGGFLNEKLGFEWASAIQGGWALLSGLATGIFYITEATRRSSSSSLQNPPGNNEERTHLMGSET from the exons ATGGGCAGCCGGGCGGCGGACGGCGCGGGGAGCGAGCAGCCCCCAG acGATGGCGTGCCACAAGCCCTTGGTGAGGAATCCAGAAGGCTTACCAGAGAACAGCTATATACAATGGCCGCGACAGCTTCTATAAACTTCAGTTCAATGATATGCTATTCAATCCTGGGACCCTTTTTCCCTTCAGAG gcagaaaaaaaaggtgcCAGTAACACCATTGTTGGCCTGATTTTTGGATGTTTTGCTTTGGTCAATTTCTGGACTTCTTTAATCTTCGGAAATTAT CTTACGCATCTGGGAGCAAAATTCACGTTCGTGGCAGGGATGTTTGTTTCAGGATGTGTGACCATTCTGTTTGG aatgctggACAAGCTGCCAAGTGGACCAATGTTCATCGGTTTCTGCTTTTTAGTAAGAGCAATGGATGCAGTAAGTTTTGCAGCAGCAATGACAGCATCGTTTTCAATCCTTGCAAAGGCATTTCCCAATAATATAGCTACTGTTCTG GGCAGCCTTGAAATTTTTACAGGACTTGGACTGGTGCTGGGCCCGCCTTTAGGTGGCTTTTTGTATCAATCGTTTGGTTATGAGGTCCCTTTCATTACACTGGGATGCATGGTATTGGTCTTGGTGCCTGTGAATATGTGCATGTTACCAAAATACG ATTCGATCCCTAGCAAGGACTCCTTTTGGAAGCTCATTCTTCTGCCAAAAGTCTTGCTACTCTGTCTCACTATATTTTCTCTAAGTGCGTGCTTGGGCTTTTTGGATCCCACAATGTCTCTATTTATCCTAAAGAAG TTCAAACTCCCAGCTGGTTATGTGGGCTTGGTATTCCTTGGTTTGGCACTCTCGTACTCCCTGTCTTCTCCCCTCCTTGGACTCCTAAGCGACAAACTGCCA taCCTCAGGAAGTGGCTGCTGGTATCTGGAGGCTTAATGACAGCACTGTGCTTTTTCATGTTAGGACCTGCTCCTGTACTGCACATTGAAAG TCAGCTGTGGATGTTTGTGCTAGTGCTGGTTTTGATTGGTTTTTCCCTTGGCATGAGTGCTATCCCAGTGTTTCCGGAGATACTGCACTGTGCATA TGAGAATGGATTTGAAGAAGGTCTGAGTCTGCTGGGACTGGTGTCTGGGCTCTTCAATGCCATGTGGTCCCTTGG GGCATTTGCAGGTCCCACTCTGGGAggatttctaaatgaaaagctGGGTTTTGAATGGGCCTCAGCCATCCAAGGAGGATGGGCACTGTTAAGT GGTCTTGCCACTGGAATATTCTATATCACTGAGGCAACAAGGAGAAG TTCCAGTTCCAGCCTGCAAAATCCTCCTGGTAATAATGAAGAAAGAACTCATCTGATGGGCAGTGAAACATAG
- the LOC142407547 gene encoding LOW QUALITY PROTEIN: pantetheinase-like (The sequence of the model RefSeq protein was modified relative to this genomic sequence to represent the inferred CDS: inserted 2 bases in 1 codon; substituted 1 base at 1 genomic stop codon), which yields MVKAERWDLLWESQQPPEFPSRVIAFPGVGFLPLWGIPRFRARFCLLKPPGFACPCPLGRLPDSRHGRASSAVLLVLSALEACALDSYVAAVYEHNVVLSEDTEVPVSPEEALVLMDKSMAILEVAIKEAARQGAHIIVIPEDGIYGWVFTRERIXPYLEDIPDPQVDWIPCADPGRFAPSPVLERXSCLARNSSIYVVANMGDKKPCNSSDPRCPSDGHYQYNTNVVFDSEGKLVARYHKYNLFVTEKQFNYPKDPEFVTFNTSFGYFGIFTCADILYHDPAVVLASRFQVDTILFPTAWGNTLPLLSAVQFHSAWAMGMGVNFLSANTRNSTLDMTRSGIYAPDGPRACYYNTEMENGRLLVTELSSRPRLSPDYPAAVNWKLYASSIEQLPSNHHYFSGAVYHDLFSFTELTEPEGNCAICQQDLCCHLSYKMAEKQKDELYVLGAFDGLHVVEGEYYLQICTLLKCKSTDLSTCGQPVETAQTEFEMFSLSGTFGTNYVFPEVLYSGVQLAPGEFEVLNDGRLISQTNTSKTVLSVTLFGRWYEKDPPHTQQASP from the exons ATGGTTAAAGCAGAGCGGTGGGATCTCCTGTGGGAATCTCAGCAACCCCCTG AATTTCCGAGCAGGGTGATTGCATTTCCTGGTGTCGGCTTTCTGCCGCTCTGGGGAATTCCCAGGTTTCGTGCAAGATTTTGCCTTTTAAAGCCCCCTGGCTTTGCTTGCCCCTGTCCTCTTGGGCGACTTCCAGACTCCAGACATGGTCGTGCTTCCTCTGCCGTGCTTTTGGTGCTGTCTGCTCTGGAGGCCTGTGCCCTGGACAGCTACGTCGCAGCTGTCTACGAGCACAACGTGGTCTTGTCGGAGGACACTGAAGTGCCGGTTTCTCCTGAGGAGGCCTTGGTGCTCATGGACAAAAGTATGGCTATTTTGGAAGTGGCCATCAAAGAAGCAGCCAGACAG GGTGCCCATATCATTGTAATTCCTGAAGATGGCATTTACGGCTGGGTCTTCACAAGGGAAAGAATATAGCCTTATCTTGAGGATATCCCAGACCCACAGGTGGACTGGATTCCGTGTGCTGATCCTGGAAG GTTTGCTCCCTCACCGGTGCTGGAAAG CAGCTGTTTGGCAAGGAATAGCTCCATCTATGTGGTTGCAAATATGGGAGACAAGAAGCCCTGTAATTCCAGTGATCCAAGGTGCCCAAGTGATGGTCACTATCAGTACAATACCAATGTTGTCTTTGACTCAGAAGGGAAACTGGTGGCTCGTTATCACAAG TACAACCTTTTTGTGACAGAGAAACAGTTTAATTACCCCAAGGATCCAGAATTTGTTACTTTCAATACATCCTTTGGCTACTTTGGCATTTTCACTTGTGCAGACATACTCTATCATGACCCAGCTGTGGTCTTGGCAAGCAGATTCCAGGTTGACACCATTCTGTTCCCAACCGCTTGGGGTAACACACTCCCACTGTTGTCGGCAGTCCAGTTTCACTCAGCATGGGCTATGGGAATGGGCGTCAACTTTCTTTCAGCAAATACACGCAACTCCACTTTAGATATGACAA GGAGTGGTATTTACGCCCCAGACGGTCCAAGAGCGTGTTATTAtaatacagaaatggaaaatggtcGCCTTTTGGTGACAGAACTGAGTTCACGCCCACGTCTGTCTCCTGACTATCCTGCTGCTGTTAACTGGAAATTGTATGCCAGCAGTATTGAACAGCTTCCATCAAACCATCACTATTTCAGCGGGGCCGTTTACCATGATCTCTTCTCCTTCACGGAGCTCACTGAACCCGAGGGAAATTGTGCCATTTGCCAGCAGGACCTCTGTTGCCATCTGAGTTACAAGatggcagagaagcagaaagatgaACTTTATGTTCTGGGTGCCTTTGATGGGCTACATGTTGTTGAAGGAGAGTATTATTTGCAG ATATGCACGCTGCTCAAGTGCAAGAGCACGGACCTGAGCACCTGCGGGCAGCCGGTGGAGACTGCGCAGACCGAGTTTGAGATGTTCTCCCTCAGCGGCACCTTTGGCACTAACTACGTCTTTCCAGAAGTCTTGTACAGCGGGGTGCAGCTGGCCCCCGGGGAGTTCGAG GTGCTAAATGATGGACGTCTGATAAGTCAGACTAATACATCGAAGACAGTTTTGAGTGTAACACTCTTTGGGAGGTGGTACGAAAAGGACCCTCCACACACACAGCAAGCTTCACCGTGA
- the SLC18B1 gene encoding MFS-type transporter SLC18B1 isoform X2, which produces MGSRAADGAGSEQPPDDGVPQALGEESRRLTREQLYTMAATASINFSSMICYSILGPFFPSEAEKKGASNTIVGLIFGCFALVNFWTSLIFGNYLTHLGAKFTFVAGMFVSGCVTILFGMLDKLPSGPMFIGFCFLVRAMDAVSFAAAMTASFSILAKAFPNNIATVLGSLEIFTGLGLVLGPPLGGFLYQSFGYEVPFITLGCMVLVLVPVNMCMLPKYDSIPSKDSFWKLILLPKVLLLCLTIFSLSACLGFLDPTMSLFILKKYLRKWLLVSGGLMTALCFFMLGPAPVLHIESQLWMFVLVLVLIGFSLGMSAIPVFPEILHCAYENGFEEGLSLLGLVSGLFNAMWSLGAFAGPTLGGFLNEKLGFEWASAIQGGWALLSGLATGIFYITEATRRSSSSSLQNPPGNNEERTHLMGSET; this is translated from the exons ATGGGCAGCCGGGCGGCGGACGGCGCGGGGAGCGAGCAGCCCCCAG acGATGGCGTGCCACAAGCCCTTGGTGAGGAATCCAGAAGGCTTACCAGAGAACAGCTATATACAATGGCCGCGACAGCTTCTATAAACTTCAGTTCAATGATATGCTATTCAATCCTGGGACCCTTTTTCCCTTCAGAG gcagaaaaaaaaggtgcCAGTAACACCATTGTTGGCCTGATTTTTGGATGTTTTGCTTTGGTCAATTTCTGGACTTCTTTAATCTTCGGAAATTAT CTTACGCATCTGGGAGCAAAATTCACGTTCGTGGCAGGGATGTTTGTTTCAGGATGTGTGACCATTCTGTTTGG aatgctggACAAGCTGCCAAGTGGACCAATGTTCATCGGTTTCTGCTTTTTAGTAAGAGCAATGGATGCAGTAAGTTTTGCAGCAGCAATGACAGCATCGTTTTCAATCCTTGCAAAGGCATTTCCCAATAATATAGCTACTGTTCTG GGCAGCCTTGAAATTTTTACAGGACTTGGACTGGTGCTGGGCCCGCCTTTAGGTGGCTTTTTGTATCAATCGTTTGGTTATGAGGTCCCTTTCATTACACTGGGATGCATGGTATTGGTCTTGGTGCCTGTGAATATGTGCATGTTACCAAAATACG ATTCGATCCCTAGCAAGGACTCCTTTTGGAAGCTCATTCTTCTGCCAAAAGTCTTGCTACTCTGTCTCACTATATTTTCTCTAAGTGCGTGCTTGGGCTTTTTGGATCCCACAATGTCTCTATTTATCCTAAAGAAG taCCTCAGGAAGTGGCTGCTGGTATCTGGAGGCTTAATGACAGCACTGTGCTTTTTCATGTTAGGACCTGCTCCTGTACTGCACATTGAAAG TCAGCTGTGGATGTTTGTGCTAGTGCTGGTTTTGATTGGTTTTTCCCTTGGCATGAGTGCTATCCCAGTGTTTCCGGAGATACTGCACTGTGCATA TGAGAATGGATTTGAAGAAGGTCTGAGTCTGCTGGGACTGGTGTCTGGGCTCTTCAATGCCATGTGGTCCCTTGG GGCATTTGCAGGTCCCACTCTGGGAggatttctaaatgaaaagctGGGTTTTGAATGGGCCTCAGCCATCCAAGGAGGATGGGCACTGTTAAGT GGTCTTGCCACTGGAATATTCTATATCACTGAGGCAACAAGGAGAAG TTCCAGTTCCAGCCTGCAAAATCCTCCTGGTAATAATGAAGAAAGAACTCATCTGATGGGCAGTGAAACATAG